One Luoshenia tenuis DNA window includes the following coding sequences:
- a CDS encoding 4Fe-4S binding protein: MIRKIIEIDQDKCNGCGACAAACHEGAIAMVDGKAQLMRDDYCDGLGDCLPACPTGAITFVEREAAAYDAAAVQAAQAGRQAEPLPCGCPGTQSRALKPDAAIQTEPAARAHAASRLGQWPVQIKLAPVNAPYFKDAKLLIAADCTAYAYGNFHEDFIAGRVTLIGCPKLDSVDYAEKLTEILRHNDIKSVTVVRMEVPCCGGIELAAKRALQESGKLIPWQVVTISCDGRIVERS, encoded by the coding sequence ATGATCCGTAAAATTATCGAGATCGATCAGGATAAATGCAACGGCTGCGGCGCGTGCGCGGCGGCCTGCCACGAGGGCGCCATCGCCATGGTGGATGGAAAGGCGCAGTTGATGCGGGACGATTACTGCGACGGGCTGGGGGATTGCCTGCCCGCCTGTCCGACCGGAGCGATCACCTTTGTAGAACGGGAGGCTGCCGCCTATGATGCGGCGGCGGTACAGGCGGCCCAGGCCGGGCGCCAGGCAGAGCCGCTGCCCTGCGGCTGCCCGGGTACGCAAAGCCGCGCCCTTAAGCCCGATGCCGCGATTCAGACAGAGCCAGCCGCCCGCGCGCACGCGGCCAGCCGCCTTGGCCAGTGGCCGGTGCAGATCAAACTGGCTCCGGTAAATGCGCCCTATTTTAAGGATGCGAAGCTGTTGATCGCGGCCGATTGTACGGCGTATGCTTACGGCAACTTCCACGAGGATTTCATCGCCGGGCGGGTGACGCTGATCGGCTGCCCTAAGCTGGACAGCGTGGACTATGCCGAAAAGCTGACCGAGATTTTGCGGCACAACGATATTAAAAGCGTAACGGTGGTGCGCATGGAGGTGCCCTGCTGCGGCGGGATCGAGCTGGCGGCCAAGCGCGCGCTGCAGGAAAGCGGCAAGCTCATCCCCTGGCAGGTGGTGACCATCAGCTGTGACGGGCGCATTGTAGAGCGCAGCTGA
- a CDS encoding Crp/Fnr family transcriptional regulator → MQSYVEVFSHSPLLKGIAPEAYEKLLACLEAHTKHFPRGGYILRAGEPPIQVGLILSGSAHIMKEDFWGNRAILADVQPGELFGEAFACAAAPLLEVSAVATESSDVLFFNLQNLLSPCPSACGFHTRLIRNLVEILAQKNVGLTQKLEHLSRRSTREKLLSFLSACALRQGGARFTIPFNRQELADYLFVDRSAMSAELSKLRSEGLIAYHKNQFQLLQANTAGKR, encoded by the coding sequence ATGCAGTCTTATGTAGAAGTTTTTTCCCATTCACCCCTTTTAAAAGGGATCGCTCCCGAGGCGTACGAAAAGCTGCTCGCCTGCCTGGAGGCGCATACCAAGCATTTCCCGCGCGGCGGTTATATCCTGCGCGCGGGCGAGCCGCCCATTCAGGTCGGACTGATCCTGTCGGGCAGCGCGCATATCATGAAGGAGGATTTTTGGGGAAATCGGGCGATATTGGCCGATGTACAACCGGGCGAACTATTTGGCGAGGCCTTTGCCTGTGCCGCCGCGCCCCTGCTCGAGGTCAGCGCGGTAGCCACGGAGAGCAGCGATGTCCTCTTTTTTAACCTGCAAAACCTGCTGTCGCCCTGCCCCAGCGCCTGCGGTTTTCACACCCGGCTGATCCGCAATCTGGTAGAGATACTCGCCCAAAAGAACGTCGGCCTCACCCAAAAGCTGGAGCATCTATCCCGGCGTTCTACCCGCGAAAAGCTGCTCAGCTTTCTTTCCGCATGCGCCCTGCGCCAGGGGGGCGCCCGTTTTACCATCCCTTTTAACCGTCAGGAACTGGCCGATTATCTCTTTGTCGACCGCAGCGCCATGTCGGCGGAGCTCTCCAAACTTCGGAGCGAGGGATTGATCGCTTACCATAAAAATCAGTTTCAGCTGCTGCAGGCAAATACCGCAGGCAAGCGATAG
- a CDS encoding M50 family metallopeptidase, with the protein MKKKKPGGGIYAQFQSLVLAAALLLAFLYAGTRWGVEDEIGPKLMLLVVVSSLLFGTILLESIIHETGHFIFGKLTGYRFCSFRVQNFMWVKQGGKLRLKRLSLMGTGGQCLMAPPEMLDGRMPYKLYYLGGVIADLVWALAFLALFFVLELPAIAAVILLVLSLAGWVSALLNGIPYMSAQLPNDGYEYRELSRDKSALQYLWVQLKVNQLQTEGVRLKDMPPEWFVVQLAKGKANTLASTIEAFACNRLMDSHAFGEASERIDRLLQENTGLVNLHRNQLLYDRIYCELIGPNRVETLEKRVGQRDEKYDKAMKHHLFVLRTDYAYALLAKGDETAAQGFLAEFDKSARSHPYAGDVESERELLALAQQKYRRARTADGGGTEEPRKADD; encoded by the coding sequence ATGAAAAAGAAAAAGCCGGGCGGGGGGATCTACGCGCAGTTTCAATCTCTGGTTTTAGCAGCCGCGTTATTATTGGCATTTTTATATGCGGGCACGCGGTGGGGGGTGGAAGATGAGATCGGGCCAAAGCTGATGCTTTTGGTAGTGGTTTCATCACTCCTCTTTGGTACGATCCTCTTGGAAAGCATCATTCACGAGACCGGGCATTTTATTTTTGGTAAATTGACAGGGTATCGGTTTTGTTCATTTCGCGTGCAGAATTTTATGTGGGTCAAACAAGGCGGAAAGCTCCGCCTAAAACGGTTATCGTTAATGGGTACGGGCGGCCAGTGCCTGATGGCGCCGCCGGAAATGCTGGATGGGCGGATGCCCTACAAGCTTTACTATCTGGGCGGCGTGATAGCGGACCTGGTTTGGGCACTGGCTTTCTTGGCGCTGTTTTTCGTACTGGAGCTGCCGGCCATTGCCGCTGTTATCCTGTTGGTGCTATCCTTAGCGGGATGGGTCAGCGCGCTGCTCAATGGCATTCCCTATATGTCCGCACAGCTTCCAAACGACGGGTATGAATACCGCGAGCTGAGCCGGGATAAAAGCGCGCTGCAGTATTTATGGGTGCAGTTGAAGGTAAATCAATTGCAGACCGAGGGCGTACGTCTCAAGGATATGCCGCCTGAATGGTTTGTTGTCCAGCTTGCTAAAGGAAAGGCGAACACACTGGCGTCTACAATTGAGGCATTTGCCTGCAACCGATTGATGGATAGTCATGCCTTTGGGGAGGCCAGCGAACGGATCGACCGCCTCCTGCAGGAGAATACGGGTCTGGTGAATCTGCATCGCAACCAATTGCTGTACGACCGGATCTATTGCGAGCTGATCGGCCCTAACCGCGTGGAGACGCTTGAAAAACGAGTGGGACAGCGGGATGAAAAATACGACAAGGCTATGAAACACCATCTTTTCGTCTTGAGAACGGATTATGCCTACGCGCTGCTGGCAAAAGGGGATGAGACGGCAGCCCAGGGGTTTCTGGCGGAGTTTGATAAAAGCGCTCGGTCGCATCCATATGCCGGCGATGTGGAGAGTGAACGCGAGCTGCTCGCTCTCGCGCAGCAAAAGTATAGGCGAGCGCGGACCGCTGACGGGGGTGGAACAGAGGAACCGCGCAAGGCAGATGATTAG
- a CDS encoding undecaprenyl-diphosphate phosphatase — protein sequence MDFLEILKAVFLGIVEGITEWLPISSTGHMILVDEFIKLNVSQEFMDMFLVVIQLGAILAVVCLYFHKLNPFSPRKSAKQKRDTFSLWGKVLIATIPAGIIGVLFDDQLHELFYNYITVAITLIIYGVAFILVENRNRNRRPLIRNFQQMTWQAALVIGIFQILALIPGTSRSGATIVGAMLIGTSRYVAAEFTFFLAIPVMFGASFIKLLKFGFSYTGMEIGILLTGMVVAFLVSVLAIKFLMGYIKKHDFKAFGWYRIVLGVIVIAYFLLAK from the coding sequence ATGGATTTTTTAGAAATCTTAAAAGCGGTCTTTTTAGGCATTGTAGAGGGGATCACGGAATGGCTGCCGATCTCCAGCACCGGGCATATGATCCTGGTAGATGAGTTTATCAAGCTCAACGTCAGCCAGGAGTTTATGGATATGTTCCTGGTCGTCATCCAGCTGGGAGCGATTTTGGCTGTGGTCTGTCTGTATTTTCATAAGCTCAACCCCTTTTCGCCCCGCAAATCGGCCAAGCAGAAGCGGGATACCTTCTCCCTTTGGGGCAAGGTGCTGATCGCGACCATTCCGGCGGGAATCATCGGCGTTTTGTTTGACGACCAGCTGCACGAGCTTTTTTATAATTACATTACGGTGGCGATCACGCTGATCATCTACGGCGTGGCGTTTATCCTGGTCGAAAACCGCAACCGCAACCGGCGTCCGCTGATCCGCAACTTCCAGCAAATGACCTGGCAGGCGGCGCTGGTCATCGGCATTTTCCAGATACTGGCGCTGATCCCGGGCACTTCCCGCTCCGGCGCTACTATCGTAGGGGCGATGCTGATCGGCACATCCCGCTATGTGGCGGCGGAATTCACTTTCTTCCTGGCGATTCCGGTGATGTTCGGCGCCAGCTTCATCAAGCTGCTGAAATTCGGCTTCAGCTATACGGGGATGGAGATCGGCATCCTGCTGACCGGTATGGTGGTAGCCTTCCTGGTTTCGGTATTGGCCATCAAGTTCCTGATGGGCTACATCAAAAAGCACGATTTCAAGGCCTTTGGCTGGTACCGCATCGTGCTGGGCGTGATCGTGATCGCCTACTTCCTGTTGGCCAAATAG
- a CDS encoding hybrid sensor histidine kinase/response regulator, with protein sequence MNWENSLSIEQMAAVLDHAPMAIYVSAADTWELLYANQKARELFLGRPDERGLTCFQAAGYDAPCPFCRMQTLSCQELVEREFYQKQTGRTYRLSGKLSQWAGRKAHIEYITEITAQKSAQARSQALQKQLEKTFSNVPCGLCVYRYDGQRISPVSHNPAFYEIMGYSREHIRQIETETDFLGVHPEDLPELRDKIYLALRGGGMIRHNYRIWNDARGEYRWIRLEGSIKTQEDGDKLLYGVYNDVSEQVRLEKELAAANDKMEDIINAIPGGVAIYKVSDIFETVYFSDGVPGLTGYTAKEYRELTKRDAAEMTFWEDTPMVVAHAKEVIRTHEAAEFEFRKQHRDGQIVWVRAQVTYLGEEDGNALLQCVFHNISDLKEAQLEMRHLINSIPGGIASYRVEGGKFIPTFYSDGVMALSGHTREEFGALVGDDALNTVYEQDRPRVRAAANAALASGKALDVSYRMWHKQGYLIWIHLSGRRMGPLTEHTWFYAVFTGMSAEARLFQNIANETADGIYVIDRNNYELLYANESQNLFTKGQACLGQKCYAALHGRDEPCAFCTLKTHPADGAEHEMAIGAEDQFYTTRFRETDWNGIPAYVKYVRDVTEEVHARREKERLELYFQTMVENLPGGVSVMRYDPDGSLTPEYLSEGFAAMTHMTVEQAKTLFARDIYANLHPEDAPGIRARLRQALENGEEHFELTGRFQRGDGAYIWLKNTLSVLHTGDGARRIYSAYADVSKAVAEQEEIRRQYNDLIMQHYRTTDPNALIIGHCNISKNRILEIIDHTGANILEKFGTVREEFFTGVSTLIVAEEERKRFLRTYLNAPTLAAFARNDTEQILSCFIRLPHEAQGRYVQFKVNLVESPDGGEVTGILTVTDITEQTIADRILRQLSVSNYDFVIDLDLNADRYTVLTRNEKAGFMPAGQGSHSERIQTMLLKTIVPKDRERYARYLEREEMLRRLKAQGTYTFSFSVSDQKGDIRTKNLTVSAIDMRLGRVCLLRTDITESIREQQGLLNMVAYTFELAGFLNLNTQQLTLYSRRTVLENLPPHLLDRYDERIGSFAKRYGVLGEEDAVEKQFTTKTLLRQLEAKPEGYDFVFPYRSGEGVRYKQVIVLWGDQNHRTICMVRADVTDMLATERQGKKALEEALALAEEANRAKSDFLSAMSHDIRTPMNAIMGMTALAVAHLDDRGRVEDCLRKISISSQHLLSLVNDILDMSKIERGKITLNHMKITLSELVEQVCAIMGPQARAAGLRFDVEMGRVDQACFYGDSLRINQILINLLSNAVKFTPAGGRVLFRAEEVEAPESAAKARYRFTIQDTGMGMTADFLQHVFEPFTRSRDAAYIEGTGLGLSVTKGLVDLMGGAVTVESQPGGGTTFWVELEGERAHADGKRHAEKQYEINLQLEDQKAFQGRNFLIAEDNAINAEILCELLAMRGAKADVQTDGVKVVRAFSQAQPGVYDAILMDIQMPEMNGYAATRAIRELDRPDAAAIPIIAMTANAFAEDVQASLAAGMTAHVAKPIDMGVLRDTLVRVLN encoded by the coding sequence ATGAACTGGGAAAATTCCCTTTCGATTGAACAGATGGCGGCGGTGCTGGACCATGCGCCGATGGCCATCTATGTCAGCGCGGCCGATACCTGGGAATTGCTCTATGCCAATCAAAAGGCCAGGGAGCTGTTTTTAGGGCGGCCGGATGAAAGGGGATTGACCTGCTTTCAGGCGGCGGGATATGATGCGCCCTGTCCCTTTTGCCGTATGCAGACCCTCTCTTGCCAGGAACTGGTGGAGCGGGAGTTTTATCAGAAACAGACCGGGCGAACCTACCGGCTCAGCGGCAAGCTGAGCCAATGGGCGGGGCGCAAGGCGCATATCGAGTATATTACCGAGATCACCGCACAGAAAAGCGCGCAGGCGCGCAGCCAGGCGCTGCAAAAGCAGCTGGAAAAGACCTTTAGCAATGTGCCCTGCGGGCTGTGCGTATACCGTTATGATGGGCAACGAATCTCACCAGTATCGCACAACCCGGCCTTTTACGAGATCATGGGGTACAGCCGCGAACATATCCGCCAGATCGAAACGGAGACGGATTTTCTGGGCGTTCATCCTGAGGATCTGCCCGAGCTGCGGGATAAGATCTACCTGGCCCTGCGCGGGGGCGGGATGATACGCCACAACTATCGCATTTGGAATGACGCGAGGGGCGAATACCGCTGGATCCGTCTGGAGGGCTCCATCAAGACCCAGGAGGATGGGGACAAGCTGCTCTATGGCGTATATAACGACGTAAGCGAGCAGGTGCGCCTGGAAAAAGAATTGGCCGCGGCCAACGATAAGATGGAGGACATCATCAACGCCATCCCGGGCGGTGTGGCGATCTACAAGGTATCGGATATTTTTGAGACCGTCTATTTTTCAGACGGTGTGCCGGGACTGACGGGTTATACGGCAAAAGAGTACCGGGAGCTGACCAAAAGGGACGCGGCGGAGATGACCTTTTGGGAGGATACGCCCATGGTGGTAGCCCACGCAAAAGAGGTGATCCGCACCCATGAGGCGGCGGAGTTTGAATTCCGCAAGCAGCATAGAGACGGGCAGATCGTCTGGGTGCGGGCGCAGGTCACCTACTTAGGGGAGGAGGATGGAAACGCGCTGCTCCAGTGCGTATTTCACAACATCTCCGATTTAAAGGAAGCCCAGCTGGAGATGAGGCATCTGATCAATTCCATTCCGGGCGGCATCGCCAGTTATCGGGTCGAGGGGGGTAAATTTATCCCCACCTTTTATTCCGATGGGGTGATGGCGCTTTCCGGCCATACCCGGGAGGAATTTGGGGCGCTGGTGGGGGACGACGCGCTCAACACCGTATATGAGCAGGACCGGCCCCGGGTGCGGGCGGCTGCAAATGCCGCGCTGGCGAGCGGAAAGGCGCTGGATGTTTCCTACCGCATGTGGCATAAGCAAGGGTATCTGATCTGGATCCACCTAAGCGGCAGGCGCATGGGCCCGTTGACCGAGCATACCTGGTTTTACGCGGTGTTTACCGGGATGTCCGCAGAGGCGAGGCTGTTTCAAAACATCGCCAACGAAACGGCGGACGGCATCTACGTGATTGACCGGAATAACTACGAGCTGCTCTACGCCAACGAATCCCAAAACCTGTTTACCAAGGGGCAGGCCTGCCTGGGGCAAAAGTGCTATGCGGCGCTGCATGGCAGGGACGAACCCTGCGCGTTTTGCACGCTTAAGACCCATCCGGCCGATGGCGCCGAGCATGAGATGGCTATCGGCGCTGAGGATCAGTTCTATACCACGCGCTTTCGCGAGACCGATTGGAACGGCATCCCCGCCTATGTTAAATACGTGCGGGATGTGACGGAGGAGGTACATGCCCGCCGGGAAAAAGAGCGCCTGGAGTTGTATTTCCAGACCATGGTGGAGAACCTGCCCGGCGGCGTATCGGTGATGCGCTATGACCCGGACGGCAGCCTGACGCCGGAATACCTCTCCGAAGGGTTTGCGGCGATGACGCATATGACGGTGGAACAGGCTAAAACGCTGTTTGCCAGGGATATTTACGCCAACCTACACCCGGAGGATGCGCCGGGCATCCGCGCGAGGCTGCGCCAGGCCCTGGAAAACGGCGAAGAACACTTTGAGCTGACCGGCCGGTTCCAGCGCGGGGACGGTGCGTATATCTGGCTGAAAAATACCTTGTCCGTACTGCATACTGGCGATGGCGCGCGGCGCATCTACTCGGCCTATGCGGATGTGAGCAAGGCCGTGGCGGAGCAAGAGGAGATACGCCGCCAGTATAACGATCTGATCATGCAGCACTACCGCACGACGGACCCCAACGCGCTGATCATCGGGCACTGCAATATCTCTAAAAACCGGATATTGGAGATCATCGACCATACGGGTGCCAATATCCTTGAAAAGTTCGGGACGGTGCGGGAGGAATTCTTTACAGGGGTCTCTACCCTGATCGTAGCGGAAGAGGAGCGCAAGCGGTTTTTGCGTACGTATCTTAACGCGCCGACCCTGGCCGCCTTTGCCCGTAACGATACGGAACAGATCCTGTCCTGCTTTATCCGCCTGCCCCACGAGGCGCAGGGCCGATATGTGCAGTTTAAGGTGAACCTGGTGGAGTCGCCCGATGGCGGAGAGGTGACCGGCATCCTAACGGTGACGGATATTACCGAGCAGACCATCGCCGACCGGATCTTGCGGCAGCTGTCGGTATCCAATTATGATTTTGTGATCGACCTGGACTTGAACGCAGACCGCTATACCGTGTTGACCCGCAACGAAAAGGCTGGTTTTATGCCGGCTGGGCAGGGTAGCCATTCCGAGCGAATCCAGACCATGTTGTTGAAAACGATCGTCCCCAAGGATCGTGAACGGTATGCCCGGTATTTAGAGCGCGAGGAGATGCTGCGCCGCCTTAAAGCGCAGGGGACTTACACCTTCTCATTTTCCGTTTCGGATCAAAAAGGGGATATTCGCACCAAAAATCTAACGGTATCGGCCATCGATATGCGCTTGGGCAGGGTCTGTTTGCTGCGCACGGATATTACCGAATCCATCCGCGAGCAGCAGGGTCTGCTCAACATGGTCGCCTATACCTTCGAACTGGCGGGTTTTTTGAACCTGAATACCCAGCAGCTCACCCTTTACTCGCGCCGTACGGTGCTGGAGAATCTGCCGCCCCATCTGCTGGACCGGTATGATGAGCGCATCGGCTCTTTTGCCAAGCGCTATGGGGTGCTGGGTGAGGAGGATGCCGTCGAAAAACAGTTTACGACTAAAACGCTGCTCCGCCAGCTGGAGGCCAAGCCGGAAGGGTATGATTTCGTATTCCCCTACCGCAGCGGGGAAGGCGTGCGCTATAAGCAGGTGATCGTGCTCTGGGGCGATCAAAACCACCGCACCATCTGTATGGTGCGCGCGGATGTAACGGATATGCTGGCTACCGAGCGGCAGGGCAAAAAGGCGCTGGAGGAGGCGCTGGCCCTGGCAGAGGAGGCCAATAGGGCCAAGAGCGATTTCCTCTCGGCGATGAGCCACGATATCCGCACGCCCATGAACGCGATCATGGGGATGACGGCGCTGGCGGTAGCTCATCTGGACGACCGGGGGCGGGTAGAGGATTGTCTGCGCAAGATCTCCATTTCCTCCCAGCATCTGCTCAGCCTGGTCAACGATATTCTGGATATGAGCAAGATCGAGCGGGGTAAGATCACCCTCAACCATATGAAAATCACCCTGTCCGAGCTGGTAGAGCAGGTCTGCGCCATCATGGGCCCGCAGGCGCGGGCCGCAGGGCTGCGGTTTGACGTCGAAATGGGGCGGGTGGATCAGGCCTGCTTCTATGGCGATTCGCTGCGCATCAATCAAATTTTGATCAACCTGCTGAGCAACGCGGTAAAATTTACCCCGGCCGGCGGGCGGGTGCTCTTTCGGGCTGAAGAGGTGGAAGCACCCGAAAGTGCGGCAAAAGCGCGCTACCGCTTTACCATACAGGATACCGGCATGGGGATGACGGCGGACTTTTTGCAGCACGTCTTTGAACCGTTTACCCGCAGCCGGGACGCCGCCTATATCGAAGGGACGGGGCTGGGGTTGAGCGTGACCAAAGGGTTGGTGGACCTGATGGGCGGCGCCGTGACGGTGGAGAGCCAGCCCGGCGGCGGGACCACCTTTTGGGTGGAACTGGAGGGCGAGCGGGCGCATGCGGACGGCAAGCGTCACGCAGAGAAGCAATATGAGATAAATTTGCAGCTGGAGGATCAGAAAGCCTTCCAGGGCAGAAATTTCCTGATCGCCGAAGATAATGCGATCAACGCCGAGATATTGTGCGAGCTGCTGGCGATGCGCGGGGCAAAAGCAGATGTACAGACCGACGGCGTAAAAGTGGTGCGGGCCTTCAGCCAAGCGCAGCCCGGCGTTTATGATGCGATCTTGATGGATATCCAGATGCCGGAGATGAATGGATACGCGGCCACCCGGGCCATCCGCGAGCTAGACCGGCCGGATGCGGCCGCTATCCCGATCATCGCCATGACAGCCAACGCCTTTGCAGAGGATGTACAGGCTTCCCTGGCCGCGGGGATGACCGCGCACGTGGCCAAACCCATCGACATGGGCGTATTGCGGGATACGCTGGTCAGGGTGCTGAATTAA
- a CDS encoding Hpt domain-containing protein encodes MSGFKAIFEAYGADYHATMERFMGNEGMYLRLLDMLFKDDNLEKLGAALQTGDLTAAFEAAHTLKGVVGNMGLTPLYEAVCAMVEPLRARQAREDYPAMYAQVQAQFAAADELRRQLKGGQ; translated from the coding sequence ATGAGTGGATTTAAGGCGATTTTTGAGGCGTACGGCGCGGATTATCACGCGACCATGGAGCGCTTTATGGGCAACGAGGGGATGTACCTGCGGCTGCTGGATATGCTCTTTAAGGATGATAACCTGGAAAAGCTGGGGGCCGCGCTGCAGACGGGAGACCTTACGGCTGCCTTTGAGGCGGCGCATACCTTGAAAGGCGTTGTGGGCAACATGGGCCTGACCCCGCTGTATGAGGCGGTTTGCGCCATGGTAGAGCCGCTGCGGGCGCGCCAGGCGCGGGAGGACTATCCTGCGATGTACGCGCAGGTGCAGGCACAGTTTGCTGCGGCGGATGAGTTGCGCAGGCAGTTAAAAGGAGGACAATAG